The DNA window TGGTAGACGCACCGTCTTCAGGTGGCGGCGGGGGCAACCCCGTGGAGGTTCGAGTCCTCTTCTGGGCACCACTTTCGCAAAATGGCGGAAAACCGGAATTCTCCCGCACCCCTTAGAGGACGCTTGGGAAATCTGAGCCAGATTTCCTCAGCCACGCGCTTTCGAACCGGCCATATTTGACCACCTGCCGCTCGCTTTGAAGCGGACAGGTTCGGCAGCTGAGTTTCATGACTGGATCCGGGACTTTCCTGCCGCACACAGACTGCGAGCGGAACGTCGGCTCTTGGATGGAGCAGACATTCGAACTTTGCGCGAGCGGCATTGCATAGCGAAGTAAGCTGGGCCGCCAGCTGAAGGGCAGTTCACGGCAGCGATTGGGCGACACTTGTCCGTTGGGATGCGGAACGCATCGGTGGGCTCTGAAAGAATGAGTCTGATCTTCGGTGCATCTCGTAATCAGAGTTCCGTTCTCGATCTGTATTCGGGCAACATCTGCATTTTGTTGATCCTTGGCTCGGATAGCGCTCGCGGAACCACTTTGAGGGCGGTCCTCACCAGAAGCTGGATAGCGCGAGGGCCATGCACGCCAAGCCCGGCCTGGGCGGCCTCCCGCACCAGCATACGCACCCGATCGAGCCTCGCTTTCTCATAGGCTTGGCCGATTTCGGCAGCGGAGTTTCGTGAGGCGGCATGCATCAGCGCCACCGCATCCTCCAAGGCTTGGCATGCACCCTGACCGAGATTTGGCTCCATAGCATGCGCGGCGTCCCCCACCTTGAGAATGCCGTTTTGAAGTAACGAGCGCGGAGGCTTCCTCGCATGGACTGCGAACGGGATGAGGGCATCTGCTGGCGTTGCCGCGATGGCCTTGCAGACCTGCTCCGGCCAACCTCTGGCTGCCCAGGCACATTCATCGATGTTCGGCATCCGGGAATGAGCCGGCTGGCTTCGCATATAGAACCAGTAGCGTTGGCCTTTTGGGAGTTCGAACACTCCGAAGCGTTCGCCCCAACCCCAGAATTCCGCTGCCTGCCCCTCGAAACCGGACCCCTCAATGGGCCCGGAAAGGGCAAGAACGCCTCCGTAGCCGGCATAACGAGGTTCCTCGCAAGCGCCGCTGATCGCGCCAATGCCGCCCGCGTCGACCACGAGGTCACCGGTCATGGTCTCTCCATCTGCAATCTCTACGCATCCGGATCGGGCGCGAAGGACCTCGCAGCCGAGCCTTAATGCACCCGGCGGCAGGGAATCCTGCAAAGCGTGTTGCAAATGACTTCGCGCGCTCAAGAGTGCTGGCTCAGGAATGAGCCTATCCAAGATCCGCCCGCCGTCACGCGTGCCTAGCAGCATGGAACTGATCGGAGAGGCCCCCGCTTCGACAGCTGGAAAGACCCCGAGGCTCTTCAACGCCGCGCAGGCGTTCGGCCACAAGCTGAGCGCGGCTCCAATCGGCTCGAGCCGCGGCGCACGTTCAAGCACTACCACGTCCCAGCGAGCCTTCGACAAGGCAATACCCGCCGATAATCCCGCGACGCCGCCCCCTACGATGATGGCATTTCGCATTCAATTCCTCATTCTTCTCTAGGCCCTTAGCGGACCGCGCCTCTCGCCGAGATGTCAGAGTTACCGCAGAAGAATCCAAACTGACACGCAGGCAGCGTCGATTGTTGGGCGAGCCGGGTTGGCGAGTGAGCTTTCTACGATCGGAGAAGCTGGTCTGCGGCTCGCGGGATCGGTTCTTGGGTCACAGAGGCGAAGCGCGATTATCCTCGGCGAGATACATTTCATCCTCTTTTCCAACGCCAAACACATCGTAGAATGGTTCGAATGCGGCTACTGGCCCGTTGCATCTCTGCTTTGCAGGCGCATGGCTTTCGGTGGCCACGATGCGCTCCAAAAGCTGGGTCCTGAAGATCGCTCTCTTCATGCGACAATTCGCGGCCAGATAGGTGCTGGTCGCTGCATGCTTCCGATCCTCGCTCCGATCGCCAAGGGATGCCAGCATCGCCTGATGTGCAACGATCAAGCCGGCAAGATCGGCATAGGCTTCACTGACAGTGAGCCGACCATCGAGGCGAAGCCCGGGAAGAGCTTCGAACGCCGAATATTGCTCGACAAGTTTGGCGATCTCGTCATCGAAGCGCTGGCGGTCCTCGGTCGTCCACCAGTCCCTCAGCACCCCATCGGCGTCATACTGGGAACCCTGGTCGTCGAAAGCATGCGCCATTTCGTGCGCAATGATCGATCCGATTCCGGCGAAATTCTCGACATCGGCAGCATTGGCATCGAACCACGGTGCTCGCAGCATGCCTGCGGGTATCGCGAGGGTATTCGTGCTGCGAACGTAGTAGGCGCTCGTGTCGTAGGCGGGCGCATACCATTTCGAGCGATCCCTTGGCTTGCCGGCTTCGGCAACTTCCCGGCCGAATGATGCCCTTCGAAGCGCCATCAGGTTCGTGACGACATCCGAAGGCAACAACTTGGTCGGGCTGGATGGATCGCATTCGTCAGGATGGCCGACTTGGATGGTCAGCCGTTCGAGTTTCCTTAGGGCCTCGGCCTTAGTCTGTTCGGAAAACATGTCGCTTCGCGCGATGCGCCGGCCATAGGCTGACCTGATATCCTCCGCGAGCGAGCGCACCTTCTCTCTGATCGCTGGGTCGAAATGCCGATCAAGCCAGATCTTCTCGATCTCTGCGCCGAAGGCAGCCTCGATGGATAGGGCCGCCTCTTCCTCCGAAGGCCGAGGCTCCGCATTTCCGAGTAAGACGCCGCCAAAGAACCCGAAATGCGCTGCTCGCGTCCCGTCCGAAAGGACGGGGGCGTAGCGGCGGATCACCTGCCATCCAAGATAGTTTCTCCAGGTCTTCGTCGAACGGCTTTCGATCAATTCGGCTAGCGCTGCGAAATACCCCGTGTCAGCCACGAGCCACTCGTCCGGTTCGAGGTTGCATCCAGCGAAAAACTCACTCCAGTCGAAGGACTGGATTGGTCCGGAATGATTGCGCTCGAGGCTCCAGGTCGATGCGGCATCGTGTCGGTCCGCTTCGGACAGCCGCGCCTTCGCGAGTGCGGCTTCGAGGTCGAAGACGTCCATCAATTCGGATTGGGTAGCAGCTATGCCCCGTTCGCCCATCAGGTCCGACATCATCGCGAGGTAGGCGCCTCGCACCGTGTCATGGCGCGGCTCAACATAGTAGGGGGCGTCGGGCAGCCCTGAACCCGCCGGCTCGACAAAGAGCGCCTGCCGAGCAGCGTCTGACGGTATCGATCGCGAGCCGAGCCAGATTGGCGTTACCCCCGGCTGCATCGCGTTCGGGTCGAAATCCGAGTGGTCAGCATGGAGCCGGCAGAATTCTCCCACGAGGCGCTCCTTGTCCTCGATTTCCGCGATGTCCCGCAGCACCGCTTCGAGAGACCTTATCCCGGCGGAGCGATCCTCTGCCATCAGGCTCTGACGAAATGCCGCAATCTGCGCGCCGACCGGCCCGAAATCGGACGGGCGTTCGGTGAGGTCCTCGATGATTGCCGCGACCTCGGCCTGGATGGCGAGCGTATTCTCGACGAAGGGACCGGTCCACGGAACTTCAGACGGAATACGCGCAGTCGCGAGCCAAGCCGCGTTGACGTGGCCGTAGAAATCGTCCTGTGGGCGTGGCGGAACTTCGGCGGCATTCGCAACGAGCAACCCCAGGAAGGCCGTGACGGCACCAAGCTTCAGGATCTTCATTCTGTTTCTCCTTCGCCCCGCTGGAAATGCAGCCCGGATGTCCGAGCTAGCGCGACTATCGACAACGCCGCCCAAGCGAGATTGACCGCGAGCGCGGCGACGATTGTGCCAATTCCTGAGCCCGATGTGGCCGCCAGCAGCACCCCGCTATGAAAGGTCGGGAAAGGCGCCGCGATCACGCGCCAGAATCCATCTGCAAGAGCTACAAGCGCGACCAGGGCGAGAGGGCTGAGCAGCTTCGAATAGGCAATGCCCTCAAGCCGGTTCGCGGCGAAGATCGGCAGGAGACACCCGACAGCGATAGCCTGAAGACTGCCGCATAAGGAGACTAGCAAGGCCATTTCGGGTGGGCTTCCAATCGCGGCCGCGGTCGGGAACGTCAGAAGGAAGGCGATCAGGCTCCCCGCAGCGAGCCGCATGACAGCAAAGCCTGCGATTCCGGACACGCTCGTGGCAAAAACTTGCTCCAGTCCCTCGTCGCGTTCTTCAAGGAAACGCATCGCGAAGATCCAGCCAACGAGGAGCGCTGGCAGCGCGACGAGAAAGCCTCCGACAAGCCGCGATGCATCCTCGATCCCTGCATGAAGCATGACGGTCTGGTCGACCTCTGCGCCGAAGAAATGGATCACCGCCAGCGGCAGCGTAGCCATGACGAGCACTGCAGCAAGCGCGGGGTCGCGCACAATGCAGAGCAGTTCGCTCCGCACTAGGAAATAGCCAATACGAATGCGATTTAGCGGAGCGCTCCTCATGCCGGAGACAGCCTGCGCCCACCTAGATTGGCCGAAGCCCATAGCGCGAGCACTGCGTAAAGGAGCGAGAGCAAAGTCGCGCCAAGCACTGCCGGCTCTTGAGCCGAGCCAGCTCCCAAAGCCGACCTCAAGGCCTCAAACTGCGTTTGGAAAGGCCATAGAGCTCCTATCGGCCCGAAGCCAAGCGCCAACGCCATGTTGAGATAGATCGAAAGCACGCAAATTCCCGCCACGGCAAAGAAGGCCGTTATCCGCCGAATCCGGAGCGCGATCGCCATTCCGAGCGCGGAATAGGTGATCGAGATTGCGTAGCTCGTCAGAAGGAACGCGGGCCAATGCTCAACTCGCGCGAAGAACACTGCCAGCGCCGCTGATAGAAGGACGGCGATGCCCCCGATAACGAGGGCTCGCGATGCAAAACGCTGCAGCCTGCCCACACCGGCCAGAAACACCTGGAAGTCAGCGCCTTGTTCGCGCTCAAGCATGACGAGTAGCCCGGCAA is part of the Erythrobacter litoralis genome and encodes:
- a CDS encoding M13-type metalloendopeptidase — protein: MKILKLGAVTAFLGLLVANAAEVPPRPQDDFYGHVNAAWLATARIPSEVPWTGPFVENTLAIQAEVAAIIEDLTERPSDFGPVGAQIAAFRQSLMAEDRSAGIRSLEAVLRDIAEIEDKERLVGEFCRLHADHSDFDPNAMQPGVTPIWLGSRSIPSDAARQALFVEPAGSGLPDAPYYVEPRHDTVRGAYLAMMSDLMGERGIAATQSELMDVFDLEAALAKARLSEADRHDAASTWSLERNHSGPIQSFDWSEFFAGCNLEPDEWLVADTGYFAALAELIESRSTKTWRNYLGWQVIRRYAPVLSDGTRAAHFGFFGGVLLGNAEPRPSEEEAALSIEAAFGAEIEKIWLDRHFDPAIREKVRSLAEDIRSAYGRRIARSDMFSEQTKAEALRKLERLTIQVGHPDECDPSSPTKLLPSDVVTNLMALRRASFGREVAEAGKPRDRSKWYAPAYDTSAYYVRSTNTLAIPAGMLRAPWFDANAADVENFAGIGSIIAHEMAHAFDDQGSQYDADGVLRDWWTTEDRQRFDDEIAKLVEQYSAFEALPGLRLDGRLTVSEAYADLAGLIVAHQAMLASLGDRSEDRKHAATSTYLAANCRMKRAIFRTQLLERIVATESHAPAKQRCNGPVAAFEPFYDVFGVGKEDEMYLAEDNRASPL
- a CDS encoding FAD-dependent monooxygenase; amino-acid sequence: MRNAIIVGGGVAGLSAGIALSKARWDVVVLERAPRLEPIGAALSLWPNACAALKSLGVFPAVEAGASPISSMLLGTRDGGRILDRLIPEPALLSARSHLQHALQDSLPPGALRLGCEVLRARSGCVEIADGETMTGDLVVDAGGIGAISGACEEPRYAGYGGVLALSGPIEGSGFEGQAAEFWGWGERFGVFELPKGQRYWFYMRSQPAHSRMPNIDECAWAARGWPEQVCKAIAATPADALIPFAVHARKPPRSLLQNGILKVGDAAHAMEPNLGQGACQALEDAVALMHAASRNSAAEIGQAYEKARLDRVRMLVREAAQAGLGVHGPRAIQLLVRTALKVVPRALSEPRINKMQMLPEYRSRTEL